One Solirubrobacter pauli DNA segment encodes these proteins:
- a CDS encoding PHA/PHB synthase family protein translates to MLAPLADLVAPRRLVTESMRATGELARIAIGRSDVAPAPTDRRFDDPAWTLNPVYRRWAQTYLTYSGVLDRLAEAPRHQGDWRRAERARFVAKLLADATAPTNTLAGNPAALKHAFDTGGVSLLRGARNATRDVVRNHGLPKQVDRRPYVVGENLAATPGAVVYRDDVFELVQYAPSSASVQTLPVLMIPPQVNKHYFLDLAPGRSMVEYLVARGLQYFTVVWRNPTQADGGRSIDDYVAAQLRAVDVVLEITGAESLNLIGVCAGGLTTGLMLGHLAATGQAEQVTSATFAISMIDTRHPNPMGMLATGDVLRDVARDADARAVYDRRRIGRAFAWLRPDDLVFNYVVNDWLMGKDAPAFDILAWNDDGSDLPSRFFSELLDLYVHNHAAQPGRVDVLDVPVDLRSVTCDSFVVSGMRDHITPWDCGYETARLLGGRSEVVVTTTGHIQTMVNPPGKPRARYFAGPEPGPEPQQWLDAATEHEGSWWPRYADWLLHRSGEGRAAPGRLGSRRHRVLDPAPGRYVHG, encoded by the coding sequence ATGCTCGCTCCTCTCGCCGATCTCGTGGCCCCGCGGCGGCTCGTCACCGAATCGATGCGCGCGACCGGCGAGCTGGCCCGGATCGCGATCGGCCGCTCCGACGTCGCGCCCGCACCCACCGACCGCCGCTTCGACGATCCCGCCTGGACGCTGAACCCGGTGTACCGCCGCTGGGCGCAGACCTACCTGACGTACAGCGGCGTCCTCGACCGGCTCGCGGAAGCGCCCCGCCACCAGGGCGACTGGCGCCGCGCCGAGCGCGCCCGCTTCGTCGCGAAGCTGCTGGCCGACGCCACCGCGCCGACGAACACGCTCGCCGGCAACCCGGCTGCGCTCAAGCACGCGTTCGACACCGGCGGGGTGAGCTTGCTGCGCGGCGCGCGCAACGCCACCCGTGACGTCGTCCGCAACCACGGCCTGCCCAAGCAGGTCGACCGCCGGCCGTACGTCGTCGGCGAGAACCTGGCGGCCACGCCCGGTGCCGTCGTCTACCGCGACGACGTCTTCGAGCTCGTCCAGTACGCGCCGTCCAGCGCCTCGGTGCAGACGCTGCCCGTCCTGATGATCCCGCCGCAGGTCAACAAGCACTACTTCCTCGACCTCGCGCCCGGCCGGAGCATGGTCGAGTACCTCGTCGCCCGCGGCCTGCAGTACTTCACGGTCGTCTGGCGCAACCCGACGCAGGCCGACGGCGGCCGCTCGATCGACGACTACGTCGCGGCGCAGCTGCGCGCGGTCGACGTCGTCCTCGAGATCACCGGTGCCGAGTCGCTCAACCTGATCGGCGTCTGCGCCGGCGGCCTGACGACCGGCCTGATGCTCGGCCACCTCGCCGCGACCGGCCAGGCGGAGCAGGTGACCTCCGCGACGTTCGCGATCAGCATGATCGACACGCGGCACCCCAACCCGATGGGCATGCTCGCCACCGGCGACGTGCTGCGCGACGTGGCGCGCGACGCGGACGCCCGCGCCGTCTACGACCGCCGTCGGATCGGCCGCGCGTTCGCGTGGCTGCGGCCCGACGACCTCGTCTTCAACTACGTCGTCAACGACTGGCTGATGGGCAAGGACGCGCCCGCGTTCGACATCCTCGCGTGGAACGACGACGGCTCGGACCTGCCCTCGCGCTTCTTCAGCGAGCTGCTCGACCTGTACGTCCACAACCACGCCGCCCAGCCCGGGCGCGTGGACGTGCTCGACGTCCCGGTCGACCTGCGGTCCGTCACCTGCGACAGCTTCGTCGTCTCCGGCATGCGCGACCACATCACGCCGTGGGACTGCGGCTACGAGACCGCCCGGCTGCTCGGCGGCCGCAGCGAGGTCGTCGTCACGACGACCGGTCACATCCAGACGATGGTCAACCCGCCCGGCAAGCCGCGGGCGCGCTACTTCGCCGGCCCTGAGCCGGGCCCCGAGCCGCAGCAGTGGCTCGACGCGGCGACCGAACACGAAGGCTCGTGGTGGCCGCGCTATGCGGACTGGCTGCTCCATCGCTCCGGCGAGGGTCGTGCGGCTCCGGGGCGGCTCGGCAGCCGCCGCCACCGGGTGTTGGACCCGGCGCCCGGTCGCTACGTGCACGGCTGA